Proteins encoded within one genomic window of Bacillus sp. 1NLA3E:
- a CDS encoding YokU family protein has product MKQIQGISVEGVRYIGESGDPGFIDFRECNHNWIQYRSRTKNLKDDEIQNICQECDMVYQPDNIIKEIEDQLFLVDTSIIGNSINFKELMILPRLLKKNYFDFSS; this is encoded by the coding sequence ATGAAACAAATTCAGGGAATTAGTGTAGAGGGAGTAAGGTATATTGGCGAATCAGGGGATCCTGGGTTTATTGATTTTAGGGAATGTAATCACAACTGGATACAGTACCGGAGCAGAACAAAGAACCTAAAGGATGATGAAATACAAAATATCTGCCAGGAATGTGACATGGTGTACCAGCCAGACAACATCATAAAAGAAATTGAAGATCAATTGTTTTTAGTGGATACAAGTATCATCGGAAATTCAATCAATTTTAAGGAATTAATGATATTACCAAGATTGTTGAAGAAAAATTATTTTGATTTTTCTTCTTAG
- a CDS encoding AraC family transcriptional regulator — protein MSETTYTKHQKLAKIIKHYTGRDGVNDTSIPSLSLIRESTITEPISRVDVPSFCLIIQGEKEVWLGEERFLFGLGKYLVASVDLPVTGQVISASTDFPYLALKLEFSPSEILEALDDTDIQTEQKKSTKRAMFTSEVEPSLLDAVVRLASLLDNPKHIPKLAPLYKKEILYWILQGPFKDALEQMALQGSNAFRIKNVIEHIINNYERSFRIEELAELANMGVASLHRHFKEVTAMSPIQFQKQLRLQEARRLLLIDSSDVADVAFRVGYESQSQFSREYSRMFGFPPRVDIKRMKENLSLNEQSV, from the coding sequence ATGTCTGAAACAACCTACACAAAGCATCAGAAACTCGCAAAAATAATTAAGCATTATACAGGTCGTGACGGTGTAAATGACACCTCTATTCCATCTTTATCTCTAATCCGGGAATCCACTATTACAGAACCTATCTCTAGAGTTGACGTGCCTTCATTTTGCCTAATCATACAAGGTGAGAAGGAGGTGTGGTTGGGAGAGGAACGCTTTCTGTTTGGTCTGGGTAAGTACCTTGTGGCATCCGTTGATTTGCCAGTCACAGGTCAAGTGATAAGCGCCTCAACTGATTTTCCTTATTTAGCTCTCAAACTTGAATTTTCACCTAGCGAAATCTTGGAGGCTTTAGATGACACAGATATTCAAACAGAACAGAAGAAAAGTACGAAAAGGGCTATGTTTACAAGCGAAGTGGAACCATCATTGTTGGACGCAGTAGTAAGGTTAGCATCTTTGCTAGACAATCCAAAACATATCCCGAAACTTGCTCCTTTATACAAGAAAGAAATTCTTTATTGGATTCTACAGGGGCCGTTTAAGGATGCCTTGGAACAAATGGCATTACAAGGTAGTAATGCATTTCGAATTAAAAACGTTATAGAGCATATCATCAATAACTATGAAAGGTCATTTCGAATCGAGGAACTTGCAGAATTAGCAAATATGGGTGTAGCTTCGCTTCACCGGCATTTTAAAGAGGTAACTGCTATGAGTCCAATTCAGTTTCAAAAACAATTGAGATTACAGGAAGCTAGACGTTTGTTATTAATTGACTCATCAGATGTAGCTGATGTCGCCTTCAGGGTGGGCTACGAAAGTCAATCCCAATTCAGTCGAGAATATTCCCGTATGTTTGGTTTTCCACCTAGAGTGGATATAAAACGAATGAAAGAAAATCTCAGTTTAAATGAACAAAGTGTGTGA
- a CDS encoding GGDEF domain-containing protein → MLSWVFGKQFDNLKFLSDRDFLTKLYTRRYVYNVFPKLLKTNENIGVLVLDINNFKKINDKHGHEYGDKTLQIVSKIILSSVRKTDIVARWGGDEFLVICPKADKDETKKILSRVIEDKYGTNIGLSAGMALFPYDGETLDKLINAADRKMYKSKDINKSCICAYEDFELVH, encoded by the coding sequence ATATTAAGTTGGGTTTTTGGTAAACAGTTTGATAACTTAAAATTTCTTTCTGATAGGGATTTTTTAACAAAGTTATATACCAGAAGGTATGTCTATAATGTATTCCCTAAATTATTAAAGACAAATGAAAATATTGGTGTATTGGTTCTTGATATTAATAATTTTAAAAAAATAAATGACAAGCATGGTCACGAATATGGAGACAAAACACTCCAAATAGTATCAAAGATAATTTTAAGTAGCGTAAGGAAAACCGACATTGTTGCCAGATGGGGTGGAGACGAATTTCTAGTAATTTGTCCTAAGGCTGACAAAGATGAAACTAAAAAGATATTAAGTAGGGTTATAGAAGATAAATATGGAACAAATATTGGTTTATCTGCTGGAATGGCACTCTTCCCTTATGACGGTGAAACTTTAGATAAGTTGATTAATGCTGCTGATAGAAAGATGTATAAGTCTAAGGATATAAATAAGAGTTGCATTTGTGCTTATGAGGACTTTGAGTTAGTTCATTAG
- a CDS encoding YokU family protein, whose amino-acid sequence MAIKCEWCGGNAKSGENTVYWELPNGSRAIEITMTPAVICQKCDMVYQPENIIKEIEDQLFLVDTRKIGNSISYKELMALPRLLKRNYFDFSS is encoded by the coding sequence ATGGCGATTAAATGTGAGTGGTGCGGTGGAAACGCAAAAAGCGGTGAGAATACTGTTTATTGGGAGCTGCCTAATGGGTCAAGGGCGATCGAAATTACGATGACACCAGCGGTTATCTGCCAGAAATGTGACATGGTGTACCAGCCCGAAAACATCATAAAAGAAATTGAAGATCAATTGTTTTTAGTTGATACAAGGAAAATCGGAAATTCGATTAGTTATAAGGAATTAATGGCATTACCTAGATTGTTGAAGAGAAATTATTTTGATTTTTCTTCATAA
- a CDS encoding HD-GYP domain-containing protein, translating to MSNHYENSPIDTVILKGLKASLLGFKDGTEVIKHELKEGQSWGITPEEGWEALEFMYITKGKMTCQKDKSFIILQTGDYLSLCPVKEFLFFIADEDTEFIYVTSQPVFYRYSESLGKLMDLAVDVEKKDGYTADHCERIMKLSMKVGSEMNLSNHEMYVLNCASFFHDVGKIKIPLEILNKSTKLSDSDWNVLKRHATYGKDILDETGNPFLIEAGKIVEQHHERWDGKGYPKGLKGDEIDISAAIISVVDSYDAMTTDRIYRKRLSKEIAIQEIKNNSEKMYNPKVVEIFLGLYQNN from the coding sequence ATGAGCAACCACTACGAAAACAGTCCAATTGATACAGTAATTTTAAAAGGCCTAAAAGCCTCCCTTTTGGGTTTTAAAGATGGAACAGAAGTTATCAAACATGAGCTTAAAGAAGGACAGAGTTGGGGAATTACTCCTGAAGAAGGCTGGGAAGCTTTAGAATTTATGTATATTACAAAAGGAAAAATGACCTGTCAGAAAGATAAGAGTTTTATTATTCTACAAACAGGTGATTATTTAAGTTTATGTCCAGTTAAAGAATTTTTGTTTTTTATTGCGGATGAAGATACAGAATTTATCTACGTTACTTCACAACCTGTTTTTTATCGTTATAGTGAAAGCCTAGGAAAATTAATGGATTTAGCTGTAGATGTCGAGAAGAAAGATGGATATACTGCTGACCATTGCGAAAGAATTATGAAGTTATCCATGAAAGTTGGATCAGAAATGAACCTGTCCAACCACGAAATGTATGTATTAAATTGTGCATCCTTCTTTCACGATGTAGGGAAAATAAAGATCCCATTAGAAATATTAAATAAATCGACAAAATTATCAGATAGTGATTGGAACGTTTTAAAGAGGCATGCAACATATGGTAAAGATATTTTAGATGAAACAGGCAATCCTTTTTTAATTGAAGCCGGTAAAATCGTTGAACAACACCATGAGAGATGGGACGGTAAAGGTTATCCTAAAGGCCTAAAAGGAGACGAGATAGACATTAGTGCTGCAATAATATCTGTTGTAGACTCTTATGATGCCATGACAACGGATAGAATATATAGAAAAAGATTATCTAAAGAAATTGCGATACAAGAAATTAAAAATAATAGTGAAAAAATGTATAATCCTAAAGTTGTTGAAATTTTCCTAGGATTATATCAAAATAATTAA
- a CDS encoding GGDEF domain-containing protein: MLKDLFVHVCIVITFLFIGGMALRRMPIIDNILQKLILGISTGILGSFLMEFSIHLTPTIIMDFRHVAILLSALYGGYIATFVSVIIICLCRAIFFSGSTISLLISVVMMVCIGTFATFISKLSFSELKKWIYMYLFSLVTLTTGFLYLLGMSKGFYDFMIKYWVISIIAGALIFYCANFIIQSKRIFYEMKKDSTTDFLTGLYNVRYFDSKLNASIKKAKEYSEKLSFLMIDIDHFKMVNDTFGHIVGDEVLRKLGALISSCARSFDIVSRMGGEEFSVLLLNCNHAQALEIAEKIRYAVENHKIKFPNGKEINVTISIGVATYLETTQYPEHLVRQADKALYNAKRTGRNNVCSTWVS, translated from the coding sequence ATGTTAAAAGATTTGTTTGTTCATGTTTGTATTGTTATTACCTTCCTGTTCATTGGAGGAATGGCATTAAGACGTATGCCCATTATTGATAATATTTTGCAAAAGTTAATATTAGGTATTTCTACAGGAATTCTAGGCTCATTCTTAATGGAATTTTCTATCCATTTAACCCCAACAATCATAATGGATTTTAGGCATGTAGCTATTCTTTTATCAGCTCTATATGGTGGTTATATTGCTACTTTTGTTTCAGTAATAATTATCTGTTTATGTAGGGCTATATTTTTTAGTGGTTCTACAATATCGCTCTTGATTTCGGTTGTCATGATGGTTTGCATAGGAACTTTTGCCACTTTTATTTCAAAATTAAGTTTTTCTGAGCTCAAGAAGTGGATATACATGTATCTTTTTAGCTTGGTAACACTTACTACGGGCTTTCTTTATTTATTAGGTATGTCAAAGGGATTCTATGATTTCATGATTAAATATTGGGTAATTAGCATAATTGCAGGAGCTTTAATTTTTTATTGTGCTAATTTCATCATTCAGTCCAAACGAATATTTTATGAAATGAAAAAAGATTCAACAACAGATTTCCTAACTGGTTTATATAATGTTCGCTATTTTGATTCTAAATTAAATGCATCTATTAAAAAGGCAAAGGAATATAGTGAAAAGTTATCTTTTCTTATGATAGATATTGACCATTTTAAAATGGTAAACGATACATTTGGTCACATTGTAGGTGATGAAGTTTTAAGAAAACTAGGGGCTTTAATATCTAGTTGTGCCCGTTCCTTTGACATCGTTTCAAGGATGGGGGGTGAGGAATTTTCTGTATTGTTATTAAATTGTAATCATGCCCAAGCATTAGAAATTGCTGAAAAGATTCGTTATGCTGTTGAAAACCATAAAATTAAATTTCCTAATGGAAAGGAAATAAATGTAACAATTTCAATTGGTGTAGCAACATATTTGGAGACAACTCAATATCCAGAGCATCTAGTACGCCAAGCTGACAAAGCATTGTATAATGCAAAACGGACAGGAAGAAATAACGTTTGCTCAACATGGGTGTCGTAA
- a CDS encoding DNA/RNA non-specific endonuclease, with protein sequence MSKIKVNDEDLKQFASIIGKVEDKCREAIRHLNVDLTSLLSNIPGVSTKRIQDIEATYKQVIHKYREKLDYAQQLVKKTEAAMNQAEKNLAMKAGEFGLEMLGYYDAQRIFSEYDPITGEKVSVGDRLLATGMLALSLFPPAKVVGVGGKVAVKGVNAGTKFGLSAFAKNLPTFYSMKNVLNTKKVLEVFKGIYKEVVKAPLAATELWMERTVRQIVDFRLPVINPQVVTTIGAIPSKTIGEAFGGTKDFFVKMTRGEADNRSVWRDTKVTDKSVHKVNYGDHYTRNGRKKVLKPDVEYTSKEGYNYKTDCQGRISSAEGTLKFGDGKRNKYAQKVVGRENRLPDDEGGHLIANIFKGSGGLDNLVPMNGNLNKGEWKKLENTWTDALKLGDDVKVKITPNYMEDSQRPISFDIKYKIGDDEWEIRRFDNVPGGKKDE encoded by the coding sequence ATGAGCAAGATTAAGGTGAATGATGAGGATTTAAAACAGTTTGCTAGTATAATAGGTAAGGTAGAAGATAAGTGTAGAGAGGCAATTCGTCATCTAAACGTGGATTTGACCTCATTGCTTTCGAATATACCCGGTGTATCCACGAAAAGAATTCAGGATATTGAGGCCACCTATAAGCAAGTAATACATAAATACAGAGAAAAGCTTGATTATGCTCAGCAGTTGGTTAAGAAAACTGAAGCAGCCATGAATCAGGCCGAGAAGAATCTCGCAATGAAGGCCGGGGAGTTTGGCCTTGAGATGTTGGGCTATTATGACGCTCAAAGGATATTCAGTGAATATGATCCTATTACGGGGGAAAAGGTTTCCGTTGGAGATCGGCTACTGGCAACCGGGATGCTGGCATTATCTCTTTTTCCACCTGCAAAGGTTGTAGGTGTTGGTGGGAAGGTTGCTGTCAAAGGAGTAAATGCTGGTACCAAGTTCGGACTTTCAGCTTTTGCGAAAAACCTTCCTACTTTTTATAGCATGAAAAATGTCTTGAATACGAAGAAAGTCCTTGAGGTTTTTAAAGGGATATACAAGGAAGTAGTCAAAGCGCCACTGGCTGCAACCGAGCTTTGGATGGAGCGAACAGTAAGGCAAATAGTTGATTTTCGTTTGCCTGTTATTAATCCGCAGGTGGTGACAACAATTGGGGCTATTCCATCGAAAACAATAGGAGAAGCTTTTGGCGGGACGAAGGACTTTTTTGTTAAAATGACAAGAGGAGAAGCTGACAATAGGTCGGTTTGGAGAGATACTAAGGTTACGGATAAATCTGTTCATAAAGTAAATTACGGTGATCATTATACTAGGAATGGTCGTAAGAAAGTATTAAAACCTGATGTTGAGTACACAAGTAAAGAAGGCTACAATTATAAAACAGATTGTCAAGGTCGGATCTCTAGTGCTGAAGGCACTCTCAAATTTGGAGATGGCAAAAGAAATAAATATGCCCAAAAGGTTGTTGGAAGAGAAAATAGATTGCCAGATGATGAAGGTGGTCATTTAATTGCAAATATTTTCAAAGGGTCTGGTGGTCTGGATAATCTTGTTCCAATGAATGGGAATCTAAACAAAGGTGAATGGAAGAAACTTGAGAATACATGGACAGATGCACTTAAACTAGGTGATGATGTGAAGGTGAAGATAACCCCAAATTATATGGAAGACTCACAACGTCCAATAAGTTTCGATATTAAGTATAAAATTGGTGATGATGAATGGGAAATTAGAAGATTTGATAATGTACCGGGGGGCAAGAAAGATGAATGA
- a CDS encoding TVP38/TMEM64 family protein, translated as MKKKITIVSIWILFIYILKQNHLFSLDMDTLKQFISGNTKYAMLLFVALWVVRLLIFIPGVTLMILGGICFDPIVGFLLSMVGMILSETVVYIFSRIFSNEKIIQYLERKHPELKTSLESYNYKLLALGIICPIAPTDAICFLSAAAGLKYSTYILTIIISNIPLMMLYSFIGISFSESLMGIILVVISFVLIAFISIKIWNNFKQKQKTELQHC; from the coding sequence TTGAAAAAGAAAATTACCATTGTGTCTATATGGATTTTATTCATTTATATATTAAAGCAAAATCATTTATTTTCACTTGACATGGATACGCTAAAGCAATTTATATCTGGAAATACAAAATATGCAATGCTGTTGTTTGTTGCTCTATGGGTTGTTAGGTTGCTAATTTTTATACCAGGTGTAACCCTTATGATTTTAGGGGGAATATGCTTTGATCCAATCGTAGGTTTTTTATTATCAATGGTAGGCATGATATTAAGCGAAACCGTGGTTTATATTTTTTCGAGAATTTTTTCCAATGAAAAAATTATACAGTATTTAGAGAGAAAACACCCAGAATTAAAAACATCATTGGAGTCCTACAATTATAAGCTTTTAGCTCTAGGAATCATTTGTCCGATAGCTCCAACAGATGCAATTTGTTTTTTATCAGCAGCAGCTGGATTAAAATATTCTACTTACATTTTAACAATAATTATTTCGAACATCCCTTTAATGATGTTATATAGCTTTATTGGAATCAGCTTTAGTGAGTCTTTAATGGGGATCATTTTAGTTGTCATATCATTTGTTTTGATTGCTTTTATATCCATAAAAATTTGGAACAATTTTAAGCAGAAGCAAAAAACAGAGCTACAGCATTGTTAA
- a CDS encoding class I SAM-dependent methyltransferase: protein MKQLSFLFQFIINPKAVGAILPSSRFLGEKMIEGIDFKKAKYIVEYGPGIGVFTEKLSKKRDPNTIILLVENNKEFYLLLNEKFKEEENLFIVYGSAENIEQYLREYGIPYADCVISGLPFASLPKQVSNKILLNTTKILNKDGQFITFQYTIFKKAFIEKFFTKIDIKREFRNVPPAYVFSCSMKEKNVEEYYGV, encoded by the coding sequence ATGAAACAGCTCTCTTTCTTATTTCAATTTATAATTAATCCAAAAGCAGTGGGTGCAATCCTTCCTAGTTCAAGGTTTCTTGGAGAAAAAATGATTGAGGGAATTGATTTTAAGAAAGCAAAATACATTGTCGAATATGGACCTGGTATAGGTGTATTCACAGAAAAATTGTCAAAAAAAAGAGATCCCAATACAATTATTTTATTAGTGGAAAATAATAAGGAATTTTATTTATTATTAAACGAAAAATTTAAAGAAGAAGAGAATTTATTCATTGTATATGGATCTGCTGAAAATATTGAACAGTATTTAAGGGAGTACGGTATCCCTTATGCCGATTGTGTTATTTCTGGTCTTCCATTTGCAAGTTTACCAAAACAGGTTTCAAATAAAATTTTATTAAATACCACGAAAATCCTAAACAAGGATGGACAATTCATTACTTTCCAATACACTATATTTAAAAAGGCATTCATTGAAAAGTTTTTTACCAAAATAGATATAAAAAGAGAATTTAGAAATGTGCCACCTGCTTATGTCTTTAGCTGTTCGATGAAAGAAAAAAATGTGGAGGAATATTATGGAGTCTAA
- a CDS encoding response regulator transcription factor: MESKILIVDDDKEIRNLISIYLENEGMQTQKAEDAIEALKLLEDKEFDLIILDIMMPKMDGIEACMKIRRERNMPIIMLSAKSEAMDKIQGLASGADDYLSKPFNPLELIARVKSQLRRFKKYNTDTDSNKAVIEIGDLTVNSDTRQVWVRGKEVRLTPKEFDILELLARNKGIVLSVEKIYVAVWKEDFFKSDNTVMVHITKIRDKVEEDPKHPIYIKTVWGVGYKI, translated from the coding sequence ATGGAGTCTAAAATTCTTATTGTTGATGATGATAAAGAAATTAGAAATCTAATTTCGATTTATTTAGAAAATGAGGGTATGCAAACCCAAAAAGCGGAAGATGCTATCGAAGCCTTAAAATTATTGGAAGATAAGGAGTTTGATCTCATTATTTTAGATATAATGATGCCAAAAATGGATGGAATTGAAGCATGTATGAAGATTAGACGAGAACGTAATATGCCCATCATCATGCTCTCTGCAAAATCAGAAGCTATGGATAAAATCCAGGGCCTTGCTTCCGGCGCAGATGATTATTTATCAAAACCGTTCAACCCCTTGGAATTGATTGCCAGGGTAAAATCCCAATTAAGAAGATTCAAAAAATACAATACTGACACTGACAGCAATAAGGCCGTCATCGAAATTGGCGATTTAACCGTTAATTCTGATACTCGACAGGTATGGGTACGAGGGAAGGAAGTAAGGCTGACCCCAAAAGAATTCGATATACTTGAGCTTCTTGCCCGTAACAAAGGGATTGTCCTAAGTGTTGAAAAAATATATGTAGCAGTTTGGAAGGAAGACTTTTTTAAATCTGATAATACCGTGATGGTGCATATTACAAAAATTAGAGACAAAGTAGAAGAGGATCCGAAACACCCCATTTACATTAAAACGGTTTGGGGCGTAGGGTATAAAATATGA
- a CDS encoding LytTR family transcriptional regulator DNA-binding domain-containing protein, producing MTLLQIKQIEKSKGNTIIFPKIDLDIHKEEVIAIQCNNEVGKQLIMMIIGEIPISNGEVLLEGLPLNHCFKSLSNRVGLFLLNEALYDRLTPREYLTFFKNLYNVDIEINSLIQKVSLAEKVRTKINNLSYSEKKRLQLARVILHHPDLLLMEEPDQNIDLESKIIMQRVLEEFKRQGKAVLITTNNFESAISMTNTVYRLNDEGLKKIDVMEEERVILNSVSIENQAIDSLPIINTEIPSEEIVNSNFEEVYEDKKQAEEKATVIRRPLRFEKIPAKVNEKIILFDPTEIVLVESNEGISNLHVNGEVFPCSITLNDLSERLQPFGFFRCHRSYIVNLQKVREVITWTRNSYSLILEDSKKSSVPLSKGKLNELKNIIGI from the coding sequence ATGACCCTATTGCAAATAAAACAAATTGAAAAAAGTAAAGGAAACACGATTATATTTCCAAAGATAGATTTAGATATTCATAAAGAAGAAGTTATAGCGATTCAGTGCAATAATGAGGTTGGAAAGCAGTTAATAATGATGATTATTGGAGAGATACCCATTTCGAATGGGGAGGTATTGCTAGAAGGCCTGCCTTTAAACCATTGTTTTAAAAGCCTATCTAACCGTGTAGGGTTATTTTTATTGAATGAAGCTTTGTATGACCGACTTACACCGAGAGAGTACCTAACATTTTTTAAAAATTTATATAATGTCGATATAGAGATTAATTCACTTATTCAAAAAGTTAGTTTAGCTGAGAAAGTGAGAACGAAAATTAACAATCTTTCTTATTCAGAAAAAAAACGGTTACAACTTGCTAGAGTCATTTTGCACCACCCAGATTTACTCCTTATGGAAGAGCCTGATCAAAATATTGATTTAGAAAGCAAAATCATTATGCAAAGAGTATTAGAGGAATTCAAAAGGCAAGGAAAAGCAGTACTCATTACGACAAACAACTTTGAAAGTGCCATTTCCATGACCAATACTGTTTACCGTCTTAACGATGAAGGCTTAAAAAAAATTGATGTCATGGAAGAGGAAAGGGTAATTTTGAATTCCGTTTCAATAGAAAACCAAGCAATTGATTCGCTGCCGATAATAAATACTGAAATACCAAGTGAAGAAATAGTTAATTCAAATTTTGAAGAGGTATATGAGGATAAAAAACAAGCTGAAGAGAAAGCTACTGTAATCCGCAGACCGTTGCGGTTTGAAAAGATTCCAGCAAAAGTAAATGAAAAGATTATCCTATTTGATCCCACGGAGATTGTCTTAGTCGAGAGTAATGAAGGAATTTCAAACCTACATGTAAATGGAGAAGTCTTTCCCTGTTCCATTACATTGAATGACCTATCTGAACGATTACAACCATTTGGATTTTTTCGTTGCCATCGATCCTATATTGTCAATTTACAAAAAGTACGTGAAGTGATTACTTGGACTAGAAATAGCTATAGTCTCATTCTTGAAGATTCTAAGAAAAGTTCTGTTCCATTATCCAAAGGAAAATTAAATGAGTTGAAAAATATTATCGGGATTTAA
- a CDS encoding sensor histidine kinase, producing the protein MRRIHFRNKIFVKLLGSISISFLGSICILNIILRFISNLIGMKLLTPTEFSVLQISLMMLFMFSVVIFTFIAFFLLLVRKKLMYLKLISESVNHIANGKLGLMIETKGKDELTQLAQNINYMSKELENKFEHERRIESAKNELITNVSHDLRTPLTSIIGYLDLLRKGQYDNKIQYQEYLETIYSKSQRLKYLIDELFEYTRLSSPDVKLNLSEVDLGGLLEQIIGEYIPIFEKEHISVQKMITKEDIPVVLDAEKMVRVYENLFMNAIKYSLKPSELHISLETKGNKAILKVSNKSEKPPVNNVNKLFERFFRGDKVRSDNRGTGLGLTISKRIVELHDGIICAEYKEGWMNFIIEYPIHR; encoded by the coding sequence ATGAGGAGAATTCATTTTAGGAATAAGATATTTGTAAAGCTTCTTGGTTCGATCTCTATTAGTTTTTTGGGTTCAATTTGTATCTTGAACATTATTTTGCGATTCATCTCAAACCTGATTGGGATGAAACTCCTGACCCCGACAGAGTTTAGTGTATTACAAATTAGTTTGATGATGCTATTTATGTTTTCAGTAGTTATCTTTACTTTTATTGCTTTTTTTTTGTTATTGGTACGGAAAAAATTAATGTATTTGAAGCTCATTTCCGAAAGCGTTAATCATATTGCCAATGGAAAACTGGGTTTGATGATTGAAACTAAGGGAAAAGACGAATTAACCCAGCTCGCTCAAAATATTAATTATATGTCAAAAGAGTTAGAAAATAAATTTGAACATGAAAGACGAATAGAAAGTGCAAAAAATGAACTCATAACAAATGTATCCCATGATTTACGTACACCTTTGACATCAATCATTGGATATTTGGATTTATTAAGAAAAGGTCAATATGACAATAAGATACAATATCAGGAGTACCTTGAAACCATTTATTCAAAATCACAAAGACTGAAATATCTAATTGACGAACTATTTGAATATACCCGTTTATCAAGTCCTGATGTTAAGTTAAACCTAAGTGAGGTGGACTTGGGAGGATTATTGGAGCAAATCATTGGAGAATACATTCCTATATTTGAAAAGGAACACATAAGTGTTCAAAAGATGATAACAAAAGAAGATATACCTGTTGTACTTGATGCAGAAAAGATGGTCCGTGTTTATGAAAATCTCTTTATGAATGCGATAAAATACAGCTTGAAACCATCCGAATTACATATAAGTCTTGAAACAAAGGGTAACAAAGCAATTTTGAAAGTATCAAATAAATCTGAAAAACCTCCAGTAAACAATGTTAATAAATTGTTTGAACGGTTTTTTCGGGGAGATAAGGTAAGAAGTGATAATCGTGGAACTGGACTTGGACTTACTATCTCAAAAAGAATTGTTGAACTTCATGATGGGATCATTTGTGCTGAATATAAAGAAGGTTGGATGAATTTTATTATTGAATATCCTATACACAGGTAA
- a CDS encoding antitoxin YezG family protein, giving the protein MNDEQLDRLYQKIAEVVVDTIPEDWSKVYLYGEVVEGSQSTYFYYYPEGSDKPIYSHGITELFTISELEYSEKWHLLVDFIQELWREFNINGQEPWSNFTLVLDKLGKFKIDYNYDDLTNKDPHERKTIWKYKNLGIMPKSNSGKKHLEKYLAKLE; this is encoded by the coding sequence ATGAATGATGAACAATTAGATAGATTATATCAGAAGATAGCTGAGGTTGTTGTAGATACTATTCCAGAAGACTGGTCCAAGGTTTATTTATACGGTGAGGTAGTTGAAGGATCTCAGTCTACTTACTTTTATTATTACCCTGAAGGCAGTGACAAACCAATATACAGCCATGGAATAACTGAACTATTTACAATAAGTGAACTAGAATACTCAGAAAAATGGCATCTATTAGTAGATTTTATTCAGGAACTTTGGAGAGAGTTTAATATTAATGGTCAAGAGCCTTGGTCGAATTTCACTTTGGTATTGGATAAGTTAGGAAAGTTTAAGATTGATTATAATTATGATGATCTTACAAATAAAGACCCGCATGAAAGAAAAACTATTTGGAAATATAAGAATCTTGGCATTATGCCTAAAAGCAATTCTGGAAAAAAACATTTAGAAAAATATCTTGCCAAGCTGGAATAA